One genomic window of Arachis hypogaea cultivar Tifrunner chromosome 8, arahy.Tifrunner.gnm2.J5K5, whole genome shotgun sequence includes the following:
- the LOC112705658 gene encoding CO(2)-response secreted protease produces MKENNNYLASLPLLFCCCVLLCLAESSADNDNNNNNNEVYIVYMGAANSTNASLRNDHARVLNLVLRRNEKALVQNYKHGFSGFAAHLSKEEAESIAQKPGVVSVFPDPILKLHTTRSWEFLKYQTQVKIDSLPTAANSQSSDTIIGILDTGIWPEAESFVDTGMDPVPSRWKGTCMKSTDFNSSNCNRKIIGARYYADPNAGNDGDNTARDSNGHGTHVSSTAAGVNVANVSFYGLAEGTAVGGSPQSRLAMYRVCTNFGCRGSAILAGFDDAINDGVDVLSLSLGSPSVLRPDLTSDPIAIGSFHAVERGIVVVCAAGNDGPSSKTVVNDAPWILTVAATTIDREFESNLVLGDNKVVQGNAINFSPLSKTPDFPFINGESAKTSSATVSDARQCHPNALDGTKVKGKIVFCDGQNDTYSTTEKAFQVSQAGGLGMVHVTDQGGSVTQFFGNFPATTVSPKDGAPIFQYLNSTSKPMATILPTVSVIKYKPAPVVGYFSARGPATLSSNILKPDVAAPGVNILAAWLGNGADDDVPQGQKPSAYKVLSGTSMACPHVSGLAANVKSRNPTWTPSAIKSAIMTSAIQNNNMKALLTMDSGSVATPYDYGAGEITTSEPLQPGLVYETTTIDYLNFLCYIGLNVTTIKIISKTVPESFNCPKDLSPYQISNINYPSIVVSNLKGGGAVNVSRTVTNVGEDDETTYSSVVDAPSGVNVKLIPEKLEFTESSKTLSYQVSFSLSSSSKSLNGDQFGSITWSDGKYSVQSPFVLTN; encoded by the exons ATGAAAGAGAATAACAACTATCTAGCTTCCTTGCCGCTACTATTCTGCTGCTGTGTTCTCTTGTGCCTGGCAGAGTCATCAGCAGATAacgacaataacaataataataatgaagttTATATAGTATATATGGGAGCCGCGAATTCAACAAATGCATCCCTTCGTAATGATCATGCTCGTGTTCTCAACTTGGTCTTAAGAAG GAATGAGAAGGCTCTAGTACAGAACTACAAGCATGGATTCTCGGGTTTTGCGGCTCATCTATCAAAGGAAGAAGCGGAGTCAATAGCTCAGAAACCAGGAGTGGTATCTGTGTTCCCTGATCCCATTCTGAAGCTTCACACAACACGTTCATGGGAGTTCCTCAAGTATCAAACTCAAGTCAAAATCGATTCTCTCCCAACCGCCGCAAATTCTCAGTCATCAGACACCATCATTGGCATCTTAGACACAG GTATATGGCCAGAGGCGGAAAGTTTCGTGGACACGGGCATGGATCCTGTTCCATCCCGTTGGAAGGGTACCTGCATGAAATCGACAGATTTCAATTCATCCAACTGCAACAG GAAGATAATTGGAGCGAGGTATTATGCAGACCCTAATGCGGGTAATGACGGGGATAACACAGCAAGGGATTCCAATGGCCATGGGACTCACGTCTCGTCCACGGCGGCGGGTGTCAACGTCGCAAATGTATCCTTCTATGGTCTGGCGGAGGGGACTGCCGTCGGTGGCTCCCCACAATCCCGATTGGCAATGTACAGAGTGTGCACCAACTTCGGGTGCCGGGGCTCCGCCATCCTCGCCGGCTTTGACGATGCAATCAACGACGGCGTCGACGTACTGTCTCTCTCACTTGGATCGCCGTCAGTGCTCCGACCAGACCTCACATCCGATCCCATTGCCATCGGATCGTTCCACGCGGTGGAGCGCGGGATCGTGGTGGTTTGCGCCGCCGGAAATGATGGGCCGTCGTCGAAAACTGTCGTGAACGACGCGCCATGGATTTTAACGGTTGCAGCCACCACCATCGATCGGGAGTTTGAGTCTAACCTTGTGTTGGGTGACAACAAAGTGGTCCAG GGAAATGCTATAAATTTCTCTCCGCTTTCAAAGACACCGGATTTTCCATTCATAAATGGCGAGTCTGCCAAGACAAGCAGTGCCACGGTTTCTGACGCAAG GCAATGCCACCCAAATGCGTTAGATGGAACAAAGGTGAAAGGGAAGATCGTGTTTTGCGATGGGCAAAACGATACTTATTCAACTACCGAAAAGGCTTTCCAAGTGTCACAAGCGGGAGGATTAGGCATGGTTCATGTCACTGACCAAGGTGGATCTGTGACACAATTTTTTGGGAACTTTCCAGCAACCACTGTAAGTCCAAAAGATGGCGCCCCAATATTTCAGTATCTCAATTCCACTAG CAAACCAATGGCAACAATTCTGCCAACAGTTTCAGTCATTAAGTATAAGCCTGCACCCGTGGTGGGATACTTCTCTGCAAGAGGCCCTGCAACACTTTCAAGTAATATTCTAAAG CCTGATGTTGCAGCACCGGGAGTTAACATTCTTGCGGCATGGCTTGGCAACGGTGCAGACGATGATGTCCCACAAGGACAAAAGCCCTCAGCATACAAAGTCCTTTCAGGGACTTCCATGGCATGCCCTCATGTTTCAGGCCTCGCAGCCAACGTTAAATCTCGTAACCCCACTTGGACTCCCTCTGCTATTAAGTCAGCCATAATGACTTCAG CAATTCAGAACAACAATATGAAGGCTTTATTGACAATGGATTCAGGGTCAGTAGCCACACCTTATGACTATGGAGCAGGGGAAATTACGACATCTGAACCGTTGCAACCAGGGCTAGTTTACGAAACCACCACCATTGACTACTTGAACTTCTTGTGTTACATTGGGCTTAACGTGACCACCATTAAAATCATCTCCAAAACTGTCCCTGAAAGCTTCAATTGCCCAAAGGATTTGAGCCCTTATCAAATTTCCAACATCAATTACCCTTCCATAGTAGTCTCCAACCTCAAAGGTGGAGGAGCAGTGAATGTGAGTAGAACAGTGACAAATGTTGGTGAAGACGATGAAACAACCTACTCCTCTGTTGTGGATGCTCCCAGTGGGGTAAATGTTAAGTTAATTCCAGAAAAACTTGAATTCACGGAAAGTAGTAAAACACTAAGCTACCAAGTTAGCTTCAGCTTGAGTTCAAGTTCGAAGTCGTTGAATGGAGATCAGTTTGGATCCATTACTTGGAGTGATGGCAAATATAGTGTTCAAAGTCCATTTGTATTGACTAATTAA
- the LOC112705661 gene encoding la-related protein 1C: MVTTAADSSSNHHSPIVAAATTTNVPTSNLNFPRKNLPSPWAQVVRGTDVEPPSAAVHQLLSPSSCSSSSATDQLLQSSDPSPPFESSNSDGATAAAASVDSLNADKAGNNAGGPKKPAWRRQSNGVEDACAVKVMDAVSWPALSDSTKPTTKLSPEASSSKTAFDGSQPTPRGPVASHSPRKQGVGNARLNPTSVYGGAGRQRLIKCGGGNVNGNGNGNGNGAGPVQAMRSFSAPPPPPPPPPFPVIQMPPTSFPNGVAGVAALVPRDPYRNSSWGARSPVGSFVPPMIEHRSPSRRGTFGHHPRTGGSFHNYGIRSDQDRQNYAHTRDPQLHPPRMFPTRAMGPLPPNTPSFAGPQPIPPFVNHAGFPEYCYFPTLQFEPFGGMPFFTHGPPSAMFYPVAETSLVNAIVKQIDYYFSDTNLVKDEFLRSNMDDQGFVPIRLVASFRRVKSLTSNVELIIDSLRISTIIEVKGDKLRRRKDWMKWLPTPLNRADFGSTSMGGSSYNNSATDFEKITLDKTTVDRLNSNSITTSDGNVNEESSSSYQFHNHDAMLSSN; this comes from the exons CCATTGTTGCTGCCGCCACAACCACAAATGTTCCCACCAGTAACCTTAATTTCCCGCGAAAAAACCTACCTTCTCCTTGGGCTCAAGTCGTTCGCGGCACCGACGTTGAGCCACCCTCCGCCGCCGTCCACCAATTGCTGTCGCCATCGTCTTGCTCGTCCTCCTCTGCAACCGACCAACTGCTGCAATCCTCCGATCCCTCGCCGCCGTTTGAAAGTTCTAATTCCGATGGCGCCACCGCGGCTGCAGCAAGTGTAGATAGCTTGAATGCTGATAAGGCGGGCAATAATGCGGGTGGACCTAAGAAACCCGCGTGGAGGAGGCAATCAAACGGCGTAGAAGATGCTTGTGCTGTGAAGGTAATGGACGCTGTTTCTTGGCCCGCTTTGTCAGATTCCACCAAGCCTACCACTAAGTTGTCACCTGAGGCCTCATCTTCCAAGACTGCTTTTGATGGATCGCAACCTACTCCTCGG GGTCCGGTTGCTTCACACTCTCCTCGAAAGCAAGGAGTTGGCAATGCAAGACTTAATCCAACATCAGTTTATGGTGGGGCTGGTAGACAAAGACTAATAAAGTGTGGAGGCGGCAATGTCAATGGCAATGGCAATGGCAATGGCAATGGTGCTGGCCCTGTTCAAGCAATGAGGAGCTTCTCTGCTCCTCCTCCTCCCCCACCACCACCCCCTTTTCCTGTAATTCAGATGCCTCCAACTAGCTTTCCTAATGGGGTAGCAGGGGTGGCAGCCCTTGTTCCAAGAGATCCTTACAGGAATAGTAGCTGGGGTGCAAGGTCTCCGGTTGGGAGTTTCGTGCCACCAATGATTGAACATAGGAGTCCATCTCGCAGGGGAACTTTTGGGCATCATCCACGTACTGGTGGTTCTTTTCATAATTATGGCATCCGGAGTGATCAGGATCGCCAAAATTATGCACATACCAGAGATCCTCAGTTACACCCGCCAAGGATGTTTCCAACACGAGCAATGGGCCCGCTTCCACCTAATACCCCTTCATTTGCAGGTCCTCAGCCTATACCACCGTTTGTAAACCATGCTGGTTTTCCTG AATATTGTTATTTTCCAACGTTACAATTTGAACCATTTGGGGGTATGCCATTCTTTACCCATGGACCTCCTTCTGCAATGTTCTATCCTGTTGCAGAAACTTCTCTTGTCAATGCAATAGTCAAgcaaattgattattattttag TGATACTAATTTAGTGAAAGATGAGTTTTTACGTTCTAACATGGATGATCAGGGCTTTGTTCCAATTAGATTGGTTGCAAGCTTTCGTCGT GTTAAAAGTTTGACAAGCAATGTTGAGTTGATTATAGATTCATTGAGAATATCTACTATTATAGAAGTGAAG GGTGATAAGTTGAGAAGgcggaaggattggatgaagtgGCTGCCCACTCCCTTGAATCGGGCAGATTTTGGTTCAACATCTATGGGTGGATCAAGTTATAATAACTCGGCAACTGATTTTGAAAAGATCACTTTGGATAAGACCACTGTGGATAGACTTAATTCCAATTCTATCACAACGAGTGATGGCAATGTGAATGAAGAGTCCTCTAGTTCGTATCAATTCCATAATCATGATGCTATGCTTAGCAGCAATTAA